CTTAACCGCGCTAAAACCGCGCTGGACGCTTTGGGGGTAAACGAATACGGCTTCGACGAGCTCGATTTGCGCCTGCTGGCGTTATTGGTCGAGGCGCGAGGCAGGGCGATCGGATTAAGCTCTCTTGGCGCGGCGCTAAGCGAGGACGGAGCTACGATCGAAGAGATGATCGAGCCGTATCTGCTGGCAAACGGCTATCTGGAGCGCACGGCAAAAGGGCGCGTAGCCACAATCAAAAGCTACGAGGCGCTAAAACTCTCCGCGCCAACCCAAGCGGCGCTTTTTTGAGCGCCGCTTAATCCAAACGAACGCTCGTCGTTTCTACGGCGCTGTAAATATGGCGATCCAAAAATCGCGCTAGCTCGGCAAACCCTAGTTTAGCCTCGTTCGCTGCGAGCGGCGCAAACGGCGACAAACTAAAAACCGCGATAAGAAAACCGCGCGAGCCGCGATCGGAGACGGTCGCTCGCGCCTCGACGCGGATCGTTTGATTCGCGTCGATTCGCGTCTTCTTTAGCGCGTATTCGCCAAACTCGTTCATATAAATCAACTTCAAATACCCGCTTTCGTCGGAGACGATCGCCGCCTCGCCGTTAGCGTTTAACGATAGTTTCAGAGCAAGATTCTGGCTAATGTCAAAAAGCTGCGTCAGATCGGGTTGATTCCACGCGATCGACCTGTTTTCGTCGCCAATCGCGTAGCGATCGCCCTCTTGGACAATAGAAAAATCAACGGTATAGCCCGCCGCTTTGTTAAGCGCTTTGGCGAAAGGCGATCGGAAAATAAACCCGTCGTCGTTCGCGCGACGTTTGGGCGTTTTTATTTTCTCTAAAAAACGAATCTCGATCGGACGGCGATCTAGCCTAGCCGCGGCGAAATATCCTTGCCCTTGGCGCTCTAGCCTTATAATCTCCGCCCCCGTTAATTCGGCGCTCGTTTCGCGGTTTAAAACGCGCTCGGCGTTTTTCATAACCGTCCCTTTGACCTTGATTTCCGATACCTCGACGACGGCTATTTGATCGCCAATATCCTTAATCGCGAAGCGGCGCGCCTCCTCCGGCGACGTATCCGCGCCGTAACCGATCGCTTCGTATGGTTTTGCGCTCAGTTTGTTATACCAAGCGGGATTGGCTAACGCCGCGATCGTCAAAAGCGTAAAAATAACGGCTGTTTTCATAGGAGGCATTTTACAACGTTTCTCTGTTTTTTCGCCGAAAAACGCGGGGAAGGATTGCTTGGACGCAACCGTTTCCTGCGATATTTAAGCGGTTGCTGGATAGACTTGCGCGTCTTTATTAAACTTTTTAATAGGAGTAACTATTGAAACCAACCTATAATCCGTCTAAACGAAAGCGGGCGAATACGCATGGTTTTAGAGTTCGCATGGCGACGAAAAGCGGCAGACTTTTAATCAACCGTAGGAGAGCGAAGGGTCGCAAACGGCTAGGCGCGTAGCTAAAAATCGCGATGGTTTTTACGCGCATGAAAAATCCGCGGGCTTTTAACGCTCTATTCAAGCAAGGCAGAAGTTTTCACGCCGAAGCGTTTGTCTGTTTTTTTCAAAACGCCGACGACGCCGAAGCGGGTTTCGTGGCTTCAAAAAAAGTAGGCAACGCCGTAAAGCGCAACTACGCCCGTCGTCGCCTCCGCGAAATTTTTCGCGCCGAAACGGACGTCCTGCCAAAAGGTCGTTACGCGCTTGTCGCGAAAAAACCTATAGCGGCGATCCGCTTCGGCGCGTTGCAAGAGCAGTTTAGCCGCGTCGTCAGACAGATTTCACGCAAAAACGAATAAAGGTTTAACTCTTGTTAGAAAAATTAAGTCCTACCGCGCGAATGCTTATATTTGTGGCGATCGCGTTCGCGTTTATGTCTCTATACGAGCGGTATTTTATACAGCCGCAGTCGGTCGCGGCGCGCCAAAACGCGCAAAATACGCAAATCGGCGACGCGAACGACGCGCCAAACATATCGACGACCGAGGAGGAGGCGCAAGAGGCGCCCGTTTCCGCGCAACCGAGCGATCGCGCGCTGGTCAAAGTAACTACCGCGATCGGCGAACTTATGATCGACGAGCTTGGCAGAGTCTCGCAGGCGACGCTAAGCGGCAGCGTTTTTAAGGGCGCCGACAGCGAACAAACCGCCCTGTTTAACCCGAAAAACACGCGCCCGCTTGAAATTCGTTTTTCTGATCGCGCCGTCAACGAGGAGGCTTTTAAAACGAGTTATTCCGCCTCGTCGAGCGCGATCGACGCGAGCGCGAGCGCGGCGGAATTGAATCTCACGCAACGTTTAAGCGATATAACGATCGTTAAGGCGCTAACGTTTTATCCCGACGGGCGCTACGATCTAAACGTCAAACTAAGCCGCGCGGCGGAATACTTTATCACGACCGGTTCTCGCCCCGACGCGGCGAGCGATCCGATGACCGTGCAAGGCGCGCTTGTCCATACGCAAAACGACACGGTCGAAACGATCGAAGACGGCGAAGCGACGGGCGCTCAAAGTTTTAGCGGCGCGAGAATGGTCAGCTCGTTTGATCGCTACTACGCGAGCCTGTTTTACAACTACGAAAACGGATTTGATGTAGCGATCGGCAGGGTCGCGGATAACGCGCCGTTAGCGTTCGCCAAACCAAAATCAAGCGGCGATTTTTTTATAAGCGGTTATATCGGACCGAAATACGTCGATAAGCTCCGCGCTATCCATCCGCAGCTTACCGCCGCGGTGGAATACGGGTTTTTTACTTTTCTCTCAAAACCGCTATTCGTCGCGCTAGAGTGGATCTACTCTCTTGTTCCCAACTGGGGCTGGGCGATCGTGATTTTCACCGTGCTGGTCAAAATCGTCCTCTTTCCGCTAAGCTATAAGGGCATGGTCAGCATGTCCAAGCTAAAAGATTTGGCGCCTAAGATGAAGGAGCTTCAAGCGAAATATAAAGACGATAAACAGAAACTGCAAACGCATATGATGGAGCTATATAAAAAGCACGGCGCAAACCCGCTTGGCGGCTGCTTGCCGCTATTGCTGCAAATCCCAATCTTTTTTGCGATCTATCGCGTGCTGTTAAACGCGATAGAGCTTAAAGGCGCGCAGTGGCTCTACGTCGGCGATCTCTCTATGAAAGATCCGTTTTTTATCCTGCCGCTGCTTATGGGCGCGACGATGTGGTTTCAACAGCGTATTACGCCGAGCAACTTTACCGATCCGATGCAAGAGAAGCTCTTCCGCTGGCTACCGGTTATCTTTACCGTGTTTTTCCTATTCTTTCCGGCGGGGCTTGTCTTGTATTGGTTAGTAAACAATATCATTTCCATTGGACAGCAGTGGCTTGTAAATAAAAAAATGCAAACTGCTAAAGCTGCTAGGAAGGCGATCGCCGATGAAAAGAATTGAAGCGCCTACTTTAGAGGAAGCATACACGCTCGCTAGTATGGAGTTTGGTTGCTCTATAGCCGATCTAGACTTTGAAGTCGCGCGGCAACCAAGCCCCGGCGTTTTTGGGCTGTTCAGAAAAACGGCGATCGTATATGCGGCGAAAAAAGAGCGTCTGGCGGCGGTCGTTAGCGCGCCGATCGTCGCGGAATTGCGGCAGAGCGCCGAAGCGGTTATAACGCCCGCGAAAACGATAACGCCGCAGGAGCCTAAAACGCCGATAAGCGCCGAACGCAAAATCAAAACCGATCGCTTTGAAAGACCGACGCTTAAACCAAGCGTAGCCGATAGCATTATCGACAAGGCGTTTTCGGACAACGACGCGACGAGCGTTAAGGAGATAAGAAAAGAGCGTCCAAAACCCGTTTCCGTCCGCGCGGCGAAGATTCTCTCCGATCGCAGCGAAAGTTTTGGATCGCTCGATAGCTCGATTGAGAAGATCCGCCAGAAATCACAAGATCACAAGATCGTCTGCAAAGAGATAGAGGAGACTTTGCGTTCGTTGTTCGATCACACCTGCTACAAGATCGACGTAATTGAAGCGTCGGCGATCGACTCTAATACGATCCGAGTTTTTTTTGACGGCGACGACGCGGCGCTGTTAATAGGCAAAGACGGCTATCGCTATAAGGCGTTAAGTTATATTCTGTTTAACTGGATCAACCCGACTTACGGCTATCTTTTGCGGCTTGAAATCGCGGAGTTTTTGCAAAACCAAGAGGAGATGATAGCTCGCTATTTGGAACCTGTGATCTCGCAGATTGAACAAAACGGCAAGGGACAGACGAGGATATTGGACGGCGTGTTGGTTCAGATCGCGCTCAAAGAGCTTCGTTCGCGTTTTCCGGAAAAATACGTGGGCATAAGAACCTCGCAAGACGGCGAAGGCAAATACGTAGTCGTCAATGATTTCATACGCAAATACGAGCGCTGAAACGATCGTCGCGCCCGCCACGACGCTTGGGCGCGGGGCGATCGCTATCGCGCGTTTAAGCGGCGCGAGGGCGTTGGAGTTCGCGCTCAAAGTCACAAAGAGAGAGAGTCTAACGCCTAGATACGCGCACCTAGCGTATCTATACGACGCGAACGATCAGCCCATAGATCGCGCGATCGTTATATATTTCAAAGCGCCAAAAAGTTACACGGGCGAAGAGCTTGTAGAGTTTCAGACGCACGGCGGCGAAGCGGCGATCAACGCCCTGATCGAAACGCTTACGGCGTTAGGCGCGGTTTTGGCTAGGGTAGGCGAGTTTAGCTTGAGAGCCGTGCGAAACGGCAAAATGAGCGTTGACGAAGCCGAAGCCGCCGCCGCCTACGCAGGCGCCCGCGCCGGCAAAGCCGCCAATCTGTTGGCGAGACATCTTAAAGGCGATTTGGGGCGATTTGCGCAAGAGATTAGATCGCGGCTTTTACGATTGAAGGCTTACGCCGAGACCTCGATCGACTACGCCGAAGAAGATCTCGGCGACGTTAAAGCCGCCATGCTAAACCAACTAAACGAGCTTGAGCGGCTACTTTCCTCGACGATCGCGGCAAGCGTTCGGCGAAAATCTATTTTGCGCGGTTTTGAAGTCGCCATTATCGGCAAACCAAACGTCGGCAAAAGCTCGCTTTTGAACGCGCTCTTAGGCGAAGCGCGCGCGATCGTAAGCGATCAAGCCGGCACGACGCGCGATCTTGTCGGCGAGGATTTGCGAATCGGCGAACATATCGTTAGGATACTAGACACGGCGGGGTTGCGGCGCGGCAAAAACGAGATTGAGTCGATCGGGATCGAATACGCCAAAAACGCGGCGAAAAAGGCGGATTTAATCGTCGCGCTGTTTGACGGCTCGAAAGCGCTTGACGAGAACGACGAGGCGGTTCTGGCGTTGATTAACGATCGCGCGGCAATCGCGGCGATAAATAAAAGCGATTTGGAGCAAAAGATCGATATATCGCGTTTTGCGCCGTATGAGAGCGTAACGCTTAGCGCGAAAGAAAATATCTCCCCGCTACTAAATGCGTTGCAGACTTTGCTAGATCGTCAAATTGGCGGCGAAGAGACGACGTTAATTTCTCGGCGGCAGATCGACTTAACGGCAAACGCAAATGCCGCTATGATTCATGCTAGAACGCATCTCGAAAACGGCGAGTTGGAGTTGTTTAGCTACCGCGCGCAAGAGGCGCTCGGTTTTATCGGCGAGCTTACGCGACCGCCTGAATACGGCGAGCTACTGGACGCTATGTTTGGCGAATTTTGTCTAGGCAAATAGTTTTAACGGAACCGGTTTCAGCCTCCCCCCCTCCCTTCAAACTGCGTAACTTGCCCGACGAATTACAAAATCTAAAGAGCGGTTTCAACCCACGCGCTCGCAACGATCGCGACGACCTTGTATGTTGTAGGCACGACGCACGACGCGTTTCAACCCACGTGCTCGCAAGGAACGCGAGGGGGCATATACGAGCCTTTCTTTAAGGGTTTCAACCCACGCGCTCGCAAGGAGCGCGACATTTTGTCTTGGGGCGCAATCTTGATGGAAATCGGTTTCAACCCACGCGCTCGCAAGGAGCGCGACTCCAATGTCTTACACCTATTACGTCCAGCAAATCGTTTC
This region of Helicobacteraceae bacterium genomic DNA includes:
- the rpmH gene encoding 50S ribosomal protein L34, which translates into the protein MKPTYNPSKRKRANTHGFRVRMATKSGRLLINRRRAKGRKRLGA
- the rnpA gene encoding ribonuclease P protein component, which gives rise to MKNPRAFNALFKQGRSFHAEAFVCFFQNADDAEAGFVASKKVGNAVKRNYARRRLREIFRAETDVLPKGRYALVAKKPIAAIRFGALQEQFSRVVRQISRKNE
- the yidC gene encoding membrane protein insertase YidC; this encodes MLEKLSPTARMLIFVAIAFAFMSLYERYFIQPQSVAARQNAQNTQIGDANDAPNISTTEEEAQEAPVSAQPSDRALVKVTTAIGELMIDELGRVSQATLSGSVFKGADSEQTALFNPKNTRPLEIRFSDRAVNEEAFKTSYSASSSAIDASASAAELNLTQRLSDITIVKALTFYPDGRYDLNVKLSRAAEYFITTGSRPDAASDPMTVQGALVHTQNDTVETIEDGEATGAQSFSGARMVSSFDRYYASLFYNYENGFDVAIGRVADNAPLAFAKPKSSGDFFISGYIGPKYVDKLRAIHPQLTAAVEYGFFTFLSKPLFVALEWIYSLVPNWGWAIVIFTVLVKIVLFPLSYKGMVSMSKLKDLAPKMKELQAKYKDDKQKLQTHMMELYKKHGANPLGGCLPLLLQIPIFFAIYRVLLNAIELKGAQWLYVGDLSMKDPFFILPLLMGATMWFQQRITPSNFTDPMQEKLFRWLPVIFTVFFLFFPAGLVLYWLVNNIISIGQQWLVNKKMQTAKAARKAIADEKN
- a CDS encoding Jag N-terminal domain-containing protein encodes the protein MKRIEAPTLEEAYTLASMEFGCSIADLDFEVARQPSPGVFGLFRKTAIVYAAKKERLAAVVSAPIVAELRQSAEAVITPAKTITPQEPKTPISAERKIKTDRFERPTLKPSVADSIIDKAFSDNDATSVKEIRKERPKPVSVRAAKILSDRSESFGSLDSSIEKIRQKSQDHKIVCKEIEETLRSLFDHTCYKIDVIEASAIDSNTIRVFFDGDDAALLIGKDGYRYKALSYILFNWINPTYGYLLRLEIAEFLQNQEEMIARYLEPVISQIEQNGKGQTRILDGVLVQIALKELRSRFPEKYVGIRTSQDGEGKYVVVNDFIRKYER
- the mnmE gene encoding tRNA uridine-5-carboxymethylaminomethyl(34) synthesis GTPase MnmE: MISYANTSAETIVAPATTLGRGAIAIARLSGARALEFALKVTKRESLTPRYAHLAYLYDANDQPIDRAIVIYFKAPKSYTGEELVEFQTHGGEAAINALIETLTALGAVLARVGEFSLRAVRNGKMSVDEAEAAAAYAGARAGKAANLLARHLKGDLGRFAQEIRSRLLRLKAYAETSIDYAEEDLGDVKAAMLNQLNELERLLSSTIAASVRRKSILRGFEVAIIGKPNVGKSSLLNALLGEARAIVSDQAGTTRDLVGEDLRIGEHIVRILDTAGLRRGKNEIESIGIEYAKNAAKKADLIVALFDGSKALDENDEAVLALINDRAAIAAINKSDLEQKIDISRFAPYESVTLSAKENISPLLNALQTLLDRQIGGEETTLISRRQIDLTANANAAMIHARTHLENGELELFSYRAQEALGFIGELTRPPEYGELLDAMFGEFCLGK